DNA sequence from the Bacteroidota bacterium genome:
AGATTCAAACCGGGTATCGTGATCACCAAAGGTTCACCCGTTTTGACCGGCTATGAAGAAACTCTGAATCCCGTATTGGATGATGATGCTGTCGTCATACTCACCTCGGGGAGTTCAGGCAAACCAAAGGCGGTAGTACACACATTTGATTCATTACTGAATGCGGCAAAAAGGAGCAATCTTGCCTGCCGGATGACTTCGGAGGATAAATGGTTGTTAAGTCTGCCTGTGTATCATATTTCGGGATTTTCAATACTGATGCGATCAATTGTCGGGGGAGTGAAACTTGTTCTTACCGCCTCCAACAACACAGCCAACCCTGAATTTTATGAGGCTGAAGTCCGCAAACCAAATCTGGTATCTTTTGTTGCCACACAGTTAAAAGGATATATCGAGAACATAACGCTTTCGCAGACAAGTTACAAAATGATTCTCGTGGGTGGAAGTGCCATCAACAGTAAACTTATCACAGATGCAATTGCCTGCAAATTGAATCTGTTCAAGGTATACGGCTCAAGCGAAACCGCTGCTTTTATTGCCGGACGGGATTTGGAGTCAAATGAGGTTAGTCATGAAGGTGACTATGAGCCTCTTGAAGGAGTAAGAATCAATCTGGATAATGGAGAACTCACCGTAAAAAGTGATCAGCTTTTTGACAGATATCTTGATGATCCCGACCTGACAGCTTCGAGAAAAATTGATGACACCTATCATACAGGTGACGAAGCCTCGATCTTCAAAGATGGTTCGTTCTCGATTACCGGCAGAATGAGTCGTTTTATAATTTCAGGTGGAATAAATGTGGATCCCCTTGAGGTGGAAGCAGCGATAAAAGAGTATTACGGCATAACGGAAGTGTTCGTCTTCTCTGTTACCAACGAAAAATGGGGAGAAGCCGTATCTGCTCTTTTAAGAACCGAAGATGAGTTTGATATTATGGAGTTCCATAAATTCTTGAAGGGCAGGCTGTCTGCACACAAAATCCCCAAATATTACCGTATCGTTGATGAAATTCCGAAATCTGCAATCGGTAAATCTGATCCGGTTAAATCAAGGGAAATTCTTTTCGAACGCTAAAGTTCGAGTTTAAGAAGGGCATTTCGCAAATCCTCCGGCACTCCATATTTCCTGTTTTCTTCCGGCGAAAACATAACATGAACTGTTTTTACCTTTATGGCAATCGCGTTTTCGGGGTTATAAATA
Encoded proteins:
- a CDS encoding AMP-binding protein yields the protein MNSESLRRRIIDGSAVEGDYLIFSNEMVSDNFTDISALDLNNRLVFIHEENPLQYIFSIVLSWNNGLLPLLVSPSVTENEFKELLSRFKPGIVITKGSPVLTGYEETLNPVLDDDAVVILTSGSSGKPKAVVHTFDSLLNAAKRSNLACRMTSEDKWLLSLPVYHISGFSILMRSIVGGVKLVLTASNNTANPEFYEAEVRKPNLVSFVATQLKGYIENITLSQTSYKMILVGGSAINSKLITDAIACKLNLFKVYGSSETAAFIAGRDLESNEVSHEGDYEPLEGVRINLDNGELTVKSDQLFDRYLDDPDLTASRKIDDTYHTGDEASIFKDGSFSITGRMSRFIISGGINVDPLEVEAAIKEYYGITEVFVFSVTNEKWGEAVSALLRTEDEFDIMEFHKFLKGRLSAHKIPKYYRIVDEIPKSAIGKSDPVKSREILFER